One genomic window of Cupriavidus malaysiensis includes the following:
- a CDS encoding cupin domain-containing protein, producing the protein MHRFASLAAIPVAFACGYLAAHTGLPPAHAQTPPATLAPQIVHVAAMTDEDIGPQVPNMGTLRTKGLVATPSGTIAVQSGNVPKHYHTSADEIQYIISGKGTFWLGNEQREVGPGDLIIIPKSIAHAGSVATTGEFKALAIKLPPQAAGDTHLLP; encoded by the coding sequence ATGCATCGTTTTGCTTCTCTTGCCGCTATCCCCGTTGCTTTTGCATGCGGCTACCTTGCCGCCCACACAGGGCTGCCACCCGCCCACGCCCAGACCCCACCGGCCACGCTGGCGCCGCAGATCGTCCACGTGGCGGCGATGACCGACGAAGACATCGGGCCGCAGGTGCCCAATATGGGCACCCTGCGTACCAAAGGACTGGTGGCAACGCCGTCGGGAACCATCGCGGTGCAATCGGGCAACGTTCCCAAGCACTATCACACCAGCGCCGACGAGATCCAGTACATCATCTCGGGCAAGGGCACCTTCTGGCTGGGCAATGAACAGCGCGAGGTCGGCCCCGGCGACCTCATCATCATTCCGAAGAGCATCGCGCACGCGGGTTCGGTGGCCACCACCGGCGAATTCAAGGCGCTGGCCATCAAGCTGCCGCCGCAGGCCGCGGGCGATACGCACCTGCTGCCCTGA
- a CDS encoding SDR family oxidoreductase, giving the protein MNILVCGAHGFIGAALCNRLERGGHRVVKGVRHATAEDERAIDYAGALGPDAWDALLQGIDVVINAVGILIEKGRQTFDSVHTRAPIALFDACQRQGIQRVIQVSALGVPSGLTPYFQSKLAADHHLQSLPVSHSIVRPALVYGPLGASAAFFRMLASLPIHALPAGGHQRLRPVHVEELAEVIERLLDADAGDRGVIDVVGGEEVEYREMLAIYRQSLGFSPALPMSIPGGLIGTGAALLDRVPGSMLTRDTWRMLQAGSTGDGAATASLLGRPAQSLRAFIGPDALALRYRALRTWQSALLRGVLAFVWLWTSAASLRFPRDATMALLARVHLHDTSAVSAFYAAVCLDFAFGVMTIVKPGRRLWLSQAALIAAYTSIIAVTMPETLWDPFGAILKNLPILAILLILLSEDNSR; this is encoded by the coding sequence ATGAACATCCTCGTCTGCGGCGCACACGGTTTCATCGGCGCGGCCTTGTGCAACAGGCTCGAGCGCGGCGGCCATCGCGTGGTGAAGGGCGTACGGCATGCCACGGCGGAAGATGAGCGCGCGATCGACTACGCCGGCGCCCTTGGCCCCGATGCATGGGATGCCCTGCTGCAAGGCATCGACGTCGTGATCAACGCGGTGGGAATCCTGATCGAGAAGGGTCGGCAGACCTTCGACAGCGTCCACACCAGAGCACCGATCGCCTTGTTCGATGCTTGCCAGCGGCAAGGTATCCAGCGCGTGATCCAGGTTTCCGCGCTTGGCGTTCCAAGCGGCCTCACGCCCTATTTCCAGAGCAAACTCGCCGCCGACCATCATCTGCAGTCGCTGCCGGTCAGCCATTCCATCGTCAGGCCGGCACTTGTCTATGGACCGTTGGGCGCATCGGCCGCCTTCTTCCGGATGCTCGCGAGCCTGCCCATCCACGCCTTGCCGGCAGGCGGCCATCAGCGCCTTCGCCCCGTCCACGTGGAGGAACTGGCTGAAGTCATCGAACGCTTGCTCGATGCGGACGCCGGCGACCGCGGCGTCATCGACGTGGTTGGCGGCGAAGAGGTCGAGTATCGCGAGATGCTGGCCATCTACCGCCAATCGCTCGGCTTCTCCCCCGCCTTGCCGATGTCGATTCCAGGCGGCTTGATCGGCACCGGCGCGGCACTGCTCGACCGCGTGCCCGGGTCGATGCTGACCCGCGATACCTGGCGAATGCTGCAGGCCGGCAGCACCGGCGATGGCGCCGCGACGGCAAGCCTGCTCGGACGCCCGGCGCAGAGTCTTCGCGCCTTCATCGGCCCCGATGCGCTTGCGCTGCGCTACCGGGCTCTTCGCACGTGGCAGTCCGCGCTGCTGAGGGGCGTGCTGGCCTTTGTCTGGCTCTGGACCTCGGCGGCCAGCCTGCGCTTTCCCCGCGACGCCACCATGGCACTGCTCGCGCGCGTGCATCTGCATGACACCAGCGCGGTATCGGCATTCTATGCAGCGGTGTGCCTGGACTTCGCTTTCGGCGTCATGACGATCGTGAAGCCGGGGCGCCGCCTGTGGCTATCACAGGCGGCGCTGATCGCGGCCTACACGTCGATCATCGCCGTCACGATGCCGGAAACCCTCTGGGACCCGTTTGGCGCGATTCTCAAGAATCTCCCGATTCTGGCGATCCTGCTCATCCTGCTTAGCGAGGACAACTCGCGATGA
- a CDS encoding MarR family winged helix-turn-helix transcriptional regulator codes for MYSDFLTFKLDLTSALLIERANVAYREHWDLDVRALRVLRLVCAEPDTTPKEVSRRTLVEKTLLSKVLADLEGRGLMRRTTHPSDRRSVMLRATARGLEVARESEVLGSALEVELAKALSASERRTLERLLDKLSHDLLSAGSAGAPD; via the coding sequence GTGTACTCGGACTTCCTGACGTTCAAGCTCGACCTGACCAGTGCCTTGCTGATCGAGCGGGCCAACGTGGCCTACCGCGAGCACTGGGATCTCGATGTGCGCGCGCTGCGTGTGCTGCGCCTGGTGTGCGCTGAACCGGACACGACACCCAAGGAAGTGTCGCGGCGTACACTGGTCGAGAAGACCTTGCTATCCAAGGTCCTTGCCGACCTGGAAGGGCGGGGCCTGATGCGCCGCACCACGCATCCATCGGATCGCCGCAGCGTGATGCTGCGCGCGACGGCGCGCGGCCTGGAAGTGGCGAGGGAGTCCGAGGTGCTGGGATCGGCGCTGGAGGTCGAACTGGCCAAGGCACTGAGCGCCAGCGAGCGCCGCACCCTGGAGCGACTGCTGGACAAGCTTTCGCACGACCTGTTGAGCGCCGGATCCGCCGGCGCCCCCGACTGA
- a CDS encoding Bug family tripartite tricarboxylate transporter substrate binding protein, with translation MNIKSITLLGLVGALAAAPGFAQDQRFPSQPIQIVVGFTPGGSADTTARIVGDGISRELGQPVVIVNKPGAGTNIAAQFVAKAPADGYTLLFGGTSLVYSPGLLYPSMKANLAKDFTPVGGVVKVPLLLIVKQDSPVRDVKQLMAAARSKPGQVNYGSTGAGVSPQIATEMLNARAGVVMTHIPYKGTAPMLTAMLAGDIDVAFDVASSSGPMIQAGKLRGLAVSGAARLRMFPDIPTIAESGYPGFDVATWYGLVAPQGTPAAVAQKINAALQKVLANPEIGKTLADNGNEVMPGTPAAFQSFLNSEYRKWNDTVKALNIKLD, from the coding sequence GTGAACATCAAGAGCATCACGCTGCTGGGCCTGGTGGGGGCGTTGGCGGCCGCCCCGGGTTTTGCCCAGGACCAACGCTTTCCCAGCCAGCCGATCCAGATCGTCGTGGGCTTCACGCCCGGTGGCTCCGCCGACACCACGGCCCGCATCGTAGGCGATGGCATCAGCCGCGAACTGGGGCAGCCCGTGGTCATCGTGAACAAGCCGGGGGCCGGCACCAATATCGCCGCCCAGTTCGTCGCGAAGGCGCCCGCCGACGGCTATACCTTGCTCTTCGGTGGCACCTCGCTGGTCTACAGCCCAGGCCTGCTGTACCCCTCGATGAAGGCGAACCTCGCCAAGGATTTCACGCCGGTCGGCGGTGTGGTCAAGGTGCCGCTCCTCCTCATCGTCAAGCAGGATTCGCCGGTGCGCGACGTCAAACAACTGATGGCAGCCGCCAGGAGCAAGCCCGGGCAGGTCAACTACGGCTCGACCGGCGCCGGCGTCAGTCCGCAGATCGCCACCGAGATGCTGAACGCCAGGGCGGGGGTGGTGATGACGCATATCCCCTACAAGGGTACGGCGCCGATGCTGACGGCGATGCTGGCGGGAGACATCGACGTGGCCTTCGACGTCGCGTCGTCATCGGGCCCGATGATCCAGGCCGGCAAGCTGCGGGGCCTGGCCGTGTCCGGTGCCGCGCGCCTGAGGATGTTCCCGGACATTCCCACGATCGCCGAATCCGGCTACCCGGGCTTCGATGTCGCCACCTGGTATGGACTGGTGGCGCCGCAGGGGACGCCTGCGGCAGTCGCGCAGAAGATCAATGCAGCGCTGCAGAAGGTGCTCGCCAATCCGGAGATCGGGAAAACGCTTGCCGACAATGGCAACGAGGTCATGCCCGGCACGCCGGCCGCCTTCCAGTCGTTCCTGAACAGCGAGTACAGGAAGTGGAACGATACCGTCAAGGCATTGAATATCAAGCTGGATTGA
- a CDS encoding DUF2269 family protein, with protein sequence MNTYLTIKALHILSSVLLVGTGFGSAFYLYFAHRTRSVPVIAAVTRLVVRADWWFTTPAVLFQPISGAWLAHQAGWPWTSSWLVAAAVLYAVAGACWLPVVWLQLEMAKMARVAHAAGSTALPDRYWRFSMRWEWLGYPAFLAMIAVYFLMVFKPA encoded by the coding sequence ATGAACACCTACCTCACGATCAAGGCGCTCCATATCCTCTCTTCGGTATTGCTGGTCGGAACCGGCTTCGGGTCCGCGTTCTACCTCTACTTCGCCCACCGCACGCGATCGGTTCCTGTCATTGCCGCGGTGACCCGGCTGGTGGTGCGCGCCGATTGGTGGTTCACCACGCCAGCGGTACTGTTCCAGCCGATCTCCGGTGCCTGGCTGGCACATCAGGCAGGATGGCCATGGACGAGTTCATGGCTCGTCGCCGCGGCGGTGCTTTATGCCGTCGCGGGGGCCTGCTGGCTGCCGGTGGTCTGGCTGCAGCTTGAAATGGCAAAGATGGCGCGCGTCGCTCATGCCGCCGGATCGACGGCATTGCCGGACCGCTACTGGCGCTTCTCCATGCGATGGGAATGGCTGGGATATCCAGCGTTCCTGGCGATGATCGCGGTCTATTTCCTGATGGTGTTCAAGCCGGCCTGA
- a CDS encoding LysR family transcriptional regulator has product MTRIDHLNLKSFDLNLLLAFDALMQERSVTRAAACLRIKQPAMSHALATLRVLLGDELFVRVGYQMEPTLRARELQAPIRALLDATQKLLLANASFDPAADERTFRIGLSIQSESLLVSELFADLALSAPRVKLLLSQTNRERAYDALDAEQIDFAIGYLPGGSGWHRRTELFDLGVVCCFHPALLPYQAPIRPDQYLASRHALISAKNSMLGYLEDALHEAGVKIEPVLAAPNFLTLLSTVARAPLVATVPAIIARHYAPLFGLVASALPFPFPSFPVELIWHARSQEDRAHMWLRDRIEQSAAAIVPADRVAA; this is encoded by the coding sequence ATGACTCGCATCGATCATTTGAATTTAAAGTCCTTTGATCTCAACCTGCTGCTGGCCTTCGATGCGCTCATGCAGGAGCGCAGCGTCACGCGTGCCGCAGCCTGCCTGCGCATCAAGCAACCAGCCATGAGCCATGCCTTGGCGACGCTGCGCGTATTGCTCGGCGACGAACTCTTCGTGCGGGTGGGTTACCAGATGGAGCCGACGCTCAGGGCGCGCGAGCTGCAGGCGCCGATCCGCGCCCTGCTGGATGCGACCCAGAAGCTGCTGCTGGCGAACGCCAGCTTCGATCCCGCTGCCGACGAAAGGACCTTCCGCATCGGGCTGTCCATCCAGTCGGAGTCACTGCTGGTGTCGGAGTTGTTCGCGGACCTGGCACTGTCCGCGCCCCGAGTGAAGCTGCTGCTCAGCCAGACCAACCGCGAGCGCGCCTACGACGCGCTCGATGCCGAACAGATCGACTTCGCCATCGGCTACCTTCCGGGAGGCAGCGGCTGGCACCGCCGCACGGAACTCTTCGACCTGGGCGTGGTGTGCTGCTTCCATCCCGCCCTGCTCCCCTACCAGGCGCCGATCCGGCCGGATCAGTACCTGGCCAGCCGCCACGCCTTGATCTCCGCCAAGAACAGCATGCTGGGCTACCTCGAGGACGCGCTGCACGAGGCTGGCGTGAAGATCGAGCCCGTCCTGGCCGCCCCGAACTTCCTGACGCTCTTGTCGACCGTGGCACGCGCCCCGCTGGTGGCGACCGTCCCGGCCATCATCGCCCGGCACTACGCCCCGCTGTTCGGACTGGTGGCCAGTGCGCTCCCCTTCCCGTTCCCGTCCTTTCCGGTCGAACTCATCTGGCACGCGCGGAGCCAGGAAGATCGTGCGCACATGTGGTTGCGCGACAGGATCGAACAGAGCGCCGCGGCGATCGTGCCTGCGGATAGGGTGGCCGCTTGA
- the ilvD gene encoding dihydroxy-acid dehydratase, translating into MPDYRSRTSTHGRNMAGARALWRATGMKDGDFGKPIIAVVNSFTQFVPGHVHLRDLGALVAREIEAAGGVAKEFNTIAVDDGIAMGHGGMLYSLPSRELIADSVEYMVNAHCADAMVCISNCDKITPGMLMAAMRLNIPVVFVSGGPMEAGKIKSPTDGQVIAKIDLIDAMIKAADPKVSDAEAEEVERSACPTCGSCSGMFTANSMNCLTEAIGLALPGNGTIVATHAWRQGLFEQAGRLIVDLCRRYYQEEDASVLPRQIATKRAFENAMALDVAMGGSTNTVLHLLAAAQEAGVDFTMSDIDRISRKVPCLCKAAPATDKYHIEDVHRAGGILGILGELLRADLIDPSCGNVHSGTLGAAIARWDVAGSGEDAAHKFYRAAPGGIPTQVAFSQEATFDTLDLDRERGCIRSKEHAYSKDGGLAVLYGNLAEKGCIVKTAGVDESQWVFSGRARVFESQDDAVAGILGDQVQAGDVVIIRYEGPKGGPGMQEMLYPTSYLKSKGLGKTCALFTDGRFSGGSSGLVIGHASPEAAEGGTVALVNDGDTIHIDIPKRRIHLDVSEAELASRRAAMQARGARAWQPEHRERVVSAALQAYAALATSADRGAVRDLSQLKRG; encoded by the coding sequence ATGCCTGACTATCGATCGCGAACTTCCACCCATGGCCGCAACATGGCCGGGGCGCGCGCCCTGTGGCGCGCCACCGGCATGAAGGACGGCGACTTCGGCAAGCCCATCATCGCCGTGGTCAACTCCTTCACCCAGTTCGTGCCGGGACACGTGCACCTGCGCGACCTCGGCGCCCTGGTGGCGCGCGAGATCGAAGCCGCCGGCGGCGTGGCCAAGGAATTCAACACCATCGCGGTCGACGACGGCATCGCCATGGGCCACGGCGGCATGCTCTATTCGCTGCCCTCGCGCGAACTGATCGCCGATTCGGTCGAGTACATGGTCAACGCGCACTGCGCCGATGCCATGGTCTGCATCTCCAACTGCGACAAGATCACCCCGGGCATGCTGATGGCCGCCATGCGCCTGAACATCCCCGTCGTGTTCGTCTCCGGCGGCCCGATGGAGGCCGGCAAGATCAAGTCGCCCACCGATGGCCAGGTGATCGCCAAGATCGACCTGATCGACGCCATGATCAAGGCCGCCGATCCCAAGGTCAGCGATGCCGAGGCCGAGGAAGTCGAGCGCAGCGCCTGCCCCACCTGCGGCTCCTGCTCCGGCATGTTCACCGCCAACTCGATGAACTGCCTGACCGAGGCGATCGGCCTGGCGCTGCCGGGCAACGGCACCATCGTGGCCACGCACGCCTGGCGCCAGGGCCTGTTCGAGCAGGCCGGCCGCCTGATCGTCGACCTGTGCCGCCGCTACTACCAGGAAGAAGACGCCTCGGTGCTGCCGCGCCAGATCGCCACCAAGCGCGCCTTCGAGAACGCCATGGCGCTGGACGTGGCCATGGGCGGCTCCACCAACACCGTGCTGCACCTGCTGGCCGCGGCGCAGGAGGCGGGCGTGGACTTCACCATGTCCGACATCGACCGCATCTCGCGCAAGGTGCCCTGCCTGTGCAAGGCCGCGCCGGCCACCGACAAGTACCACATCGAGGACGTGCACCGCGCCGGCGGCATCCTCGGCATCCTCGGCGAGCTGCTGCGCGCCGACCTGATCGACCCCAGCTGCGGCAACGTGCACAGCGGCACGCTGGGCGCCGCGATCGCGCGCTGGGACGTGGCGGGCAGCGGCGAGGATGCCGCGCACAAGTTCTACCGCGCCGCGCCGGGCGGCATCCCGACCCAGGTCGCCTTCAGCCAGGAAGCCACCTTCGACACGCTGGACCTCGACCGCGAGCGCGGCTGCATCCGCAGCAAGGAGCACGCGTATTCCAAGGATGGCGGCCTGGCCGTGCTGTACGGCAACCTGGCCGAGAAGGGCTGCATCGTCAAGACCGCGGGCGTGGATGAGTCGCAGTGGGTGTTCAGCGGCCGCGCGCGCGTGTTCGAGAGCCAGGACGACGCCGTGGCCGGCATCCTGGGCGACCAGGTGCAGGCCGGCGACGTGGTCATCATCCGCTACGAAGGCCCCAAGGGCGGCCCCGGCATGCAGGAGATGCTGTACCCGACCTCGTACCTGAAGTCCAAGGGCCTGGGCAAGACCTGCGCGCTGTTCACCGACGGGCGCTTCTCGGGCGGCTCCTCGGGGCTGGTGATCGGCCATGCCTCGCCGGAAGCGGCGGAAGGCGGCACGGTGGCGCTGGTCAACGATGGCGACACCATCCACATCGACATCCCCAAGCGCCGGATCCACCTCGACGTCTCCGAGGCGGAGCTGGCCAGCCGCCGCGCCGCCATGCAAGCGCGCGGCGCGCGCGCCTGGCAGCCGGAGCACCGCGAGCGCGTGGTCTCGGCCGCGCTGCAGGCCTACGCGGCGCTGGCCACCTCGGCCGATCGCGGCGCGGTGCGCGACCTGTCGCAGCTCAAGCGCGGCTGA
- a CDS encoding zinc ribbon domain-containing protein YjdM, with translation MSALPSCPKCHSEFTYEDGGLYICPECAHEWSAQASAPVEAEARVYRDAAGNVLQDGDTVTVIKDLKLKGSAGVVKMGTKVKNIRLVDSDHDIDCKIDGFGAMSLKSEFVRKV, from the coding sequence ATGAGCGCATTGCCGTCCTGTCCGAAATGTCATTCCGAGTTCACCTATGAAGACGGTGGCCTCTATATCTGCCCGGAATGCGCGCATGAATGGTCGGCGCAGGCCTCGGCACCTGTGGAGGCAGAAGCCAGGGTCTATCGCGATGCCGCGGGCAACGTGCTGCAGGATGGGGATACGGTCACGGTCATCAAGGATCTCAAGCTGAAGGGTTCGGCCGGCGTGGTCAAGATGGGCACCAAGGTCAAGAACATCCGCCTGGTCGACAGTGACCACGACATCGACTGCAAGATCGACGGCTTTGGTGCCATGAGCCTGAAATCGGAATTCGTCAGGAAGGTGTGA
- a CDS encoding M20 family metallopeptidase: MPNWIEAMGSAIDALLPGLEAIYQDLHRHPELSMQEVRTASIAADYVAGLGYEVTRNVGVTGVVAVLRNGDGPTVMLRADMDALPMAEATGLPYASTVKMTDEDGVEVSVAHSCGHDLHVTWLMGVARLMAEHRAAWRGTLLAVFQPGEEVGRGARSMIDDGMMSRFPKPDVILGQHVMVGPAGTVGYRSGTILSAGDSLKVRLFGRGSHGSQPQTSIDPVIMAASTTLRLQTIVSREISPRESAVLTVGALQAGTKENIIPDDATLKLNMRTFDEDVREYMLGAIRRICCAECMASNAPREPEFTTLSSYPLTVNDDATTQRLRAAFEAWFGERAYETQPAAASEDFSVFGRAWNVPYAFWFVGGTDAATYARAQAEKTLNRLPSNHSPQFAPTLHPTLRTGLEAMLCAAGAWLVQ; encoded by the coding sequence ATGCCGAACTGGATCGAAGCGATGGGAAGCGCGATCGACGCGCTCCTGCCCGGACTGGAAGCGATCTACCAGGATCTGCATCGGCATCCGGAATTGTCCATGCAGGAGGTCCGCACGGCATCGATCGCGGCGGACTATGTCGCCGGGCTCGGCTACGAGGTCACGCGCAACGTCGGCGTCACCGGTGTGGTTGCCGTGCTGCGCAATGGCGACGGCCCCACGGTGATGCTGCGCGCCGACATGGATGCCCTGCCGATGGCGGAAGCCACCGGACTGCCCTACGCCAGCACGGTCAAGATGACGGATGAAGACGGCGTCGAGGTGAGCGTGGCGCATTCGTGCGGGCACGACCTGCACGTCACCTGGCTGATGGGCGTGGCGCGCCTGATGGCCGAGCATCGCGCTGCGTGGCGCGGTACGCTGCTGGCCGTCTTCCAGCCCGGCGAGGAGGTGGGGCGCGGCGCGCGCAGCATGATCGACGATGGCATGATGTCCCGCTTCCCCAAGCCCGATGTCATCCTGGGCCAGCACGTGATGGTCGGCCCCGCGGGCACGGTAGGCTATCGCTCCGGCACCATCCTCTCGGCGGGCGACAGCCTCAAGGTGCGGCTGTTCGGGCGCGGCTCGCACGGCTCGCAACCGCAGACGTCGATCGACCCCGTCATCATGGCCGCGTCGACCACCTTGCGCCTGCAGACCATCGTGTCGCGCGAGATCTCGCCGCGGGAGAGCGCGGTGCTGACGGTCGGCGCGCTGCAGGCCGGCACCAAAGAGAACATCATTCCCGACGACGCCACCCTCAAGCTCAATATGCGCACCTTCGACGAGGACGTGCGCGAATACATGCTGGGCGCGATCCGCCGCATCTGCTGCGCCGAGTGCATGGCATCGAATGCACCGCGCGAGCCGGAGTTCACCACGCTCAGCAGCTACCCGCTGACGGTCAACGATGACGCCACCACGCAACGCCTGCGTGCAGCGTTCGAGGCTTGGTTCGGCGAGCGGGCCTACGAGACGCAGCCGGCCGCGGCGAGCGAGGACTTCAGCGTGTTCGGCCGCGCATGGAACGTGCCGTACGCCTTCTGGTTCGTCGGTGGCACGGATGCCGCAACCTATGCCAGGGCGCAAGCGGAAAAGACACTCAACAGGCTGCCCAGCAACCACTCGCCCCAGTTCGCGCCCACCCTCCACCCCACGTTGCGTACCGGCCTGGAAGCCATGCTGTGCGCAGCCGGGGCCTGGCTTGTCCAATGA
- a CDS encoding trimeric intracellular cation channel family protein, with translation MNSHAAYTFLDLVGTFAFAISGAVAARQKRLDLFGIASIAFMVACGGGIVRDVCIGAVPPAGLSNWPYLATSLAACGVTLLAYPQVRRLRQPVLLFDAIGLGLFAVAGAQKSLAYGHSAELAILLGIVSAVGGGVMRDVLLSRVPAILEREIYASAALLGAAVQVGFTYAGWTAWWAPWLATLACVVLRLASLYFGWRLPAFAGRRECLARDGQ, from the coding sequence GTGAATTCCCACGCGGCCTACACCTTCCTCGACCTGGTCGGCACCTTCGCGTTCGCCATCAGCGGTGCCGTCGCCGCCCGGCAGAAACGGCTCGACCTGTTCGGCATCGCTTCGATCGCCTTCATGGTGGCCTGCGGGGGCGGCATCGTGCGCGACGTCTGCATCGGCGCCGTCCCGCCCGCCGGGCTCTCGAACTGGCCCTATCTGGCCACCTCCCTGGCGGCGTGCGGGGTCACCCTCCTCGCGTATCCGCAAGTCCGCCGCCTGCGCCAGCCTGTGCTGCTCTTCGATGCCATCGGGCTCGGCCTGTTCGCGGTGGCGGGGGCGCAGAAGTCGCTCGCTTATGGCCATAGCGCGGAGCTCGCGATCCTGCTGGGCATCGTGAGCGCGGTCGGCGGCGGCGTGATGCGCGACGTGCTGCTCTCGCGCGTGCCGGCCATACTCGAGCGCGAGATCTACGCGTCCGCTGCGCTGCTCGGCGCGGCAGTCCAGGTCGGTTTCACCTACGCGGGCTGGACCGCCTGGTGGGCGCCGTGGCTGGCGACGCTTGCATGCGTGGTGCTGCGGCTGGCGTCTCTCTACTTCGGCTGGCGCCTGCCGGCATTTGCGGGACGGCGGGAATGCCTGGCCCGCGATGGCCAATAA
- a CDS encoding GbsR/MarR family transcriptional regulator, translating to MELTPLAERFILHWGEMGSRWGVNRTVAQIHALLYLLGRPVAADEIAETLGVARSNVSTSLKELQAWRLAKVVHVMGDRRDHFETSTDIWELFKLIVEGRRQREIDPTLTMLRDSLMDPGLGKESKEVEQRMRDTLEFLETLTTWSDEMLRLRPDTLMKTLGVGAKISRAVRRKAN from the coding sequence ATGGAACTTACACCTCTCGCTGAACGGTTCATCCTCCACTGGGGCGAAATGGGCTCAAGATGGGGCGTCAATCGCACCGTGGCCCAGATCCACGCCTTGCTGTATCTGCTCGGGCGTCCGGTCGCCGCCGATGAGATCGCTGAAACACTTGGTGTCGCGCGCTCGAACGTCAGCACGAGCCTGAAGGAACTCCAGGCCTGGCGCCTCGCGAAAGTGGTTCACGTGATGGGCGATCGGCGGGACCACTTCGAGACCTCCACGGATATCTGGGAACTGTTCAAGCTGATTGTCGAAGGCAGGCGCCAGCGGGAAATCGATCCCACGCTGACCATGCTGCGGGACAGCCTCATGGATCCCGGTCTGGGAAAGGAAAGCAAGGAGGTGGAACAGCGCATGCGCGACACGCTGGAGTTTCTCGAAACCCTCACCACCTGGTCGGATGAGATGTTGCGGCTGCGGCCCGATACCCTGATGAAGACATTGGGCGTAGGGGCAAAGATCAGTCGCGCAGTCAGGCGGAAGGCGAACTGA
- a CDS encoding M20 aminoacylase family protein: MFPTHQRIEQLAQDLVEITAIRHQIHSHPELAFEEVATADLVARKLGEWGFEVATGVGTTGVVGTLRVGSGARRIGIRADMDALAMEERTGLPYASTQAGKMHACGHDGHTSMLLGAAKYLGRTRNFSGTLHLYFQPAEERGHDSGAERMIADGLFERFPCDAVFGLHNHPGAEVGTFMMRKGAFQPATDKVRIRVIGRGGHVARPHLTVDPAVVSASIVMALQTIVSRNVDPTQTAVLSVCSLQSGGAYGVIPNEASIELSVRCFDAEVRARLRQRIEATVHGQAQSYGAQAEIEYQPGYPVLVNTAEEVDFAVAVARELVGPERVDPDFGLVTPGEDFAFMLQRRPGCYLRLGNGLFHARSHPVHHPQYDFNDDNLPIGAAFWSLLAERYLTD; this comes from the coding sequence ATGTTTCCCACACATCAGAGAATCGAGCAGCTGGCGCAAGACCTTGTCGAGATCACCGCCATCCGTCACCAGATCCACAGCCATCCGGAGCTGGCATTCGAAGAGGTGGCCACAGCGGATCTGGTGGCGCGCAAGCTCGGCGAATGGGGATTCGAGGTTGCCACGGGCGTGGGCACGACGGGCGTCGTCGGCACGCTCCGCGTCGGCTCGGGTGCCAGGCGGATCGGCATCCGTGCCGACATGGACGCGCTGGCGATGGAGGAAAGGACGGGGTTGCCCTATGCCAGCACGCAGGCCGGCAAGATGCATGCGTGCGGCCATGACGGCCACACCTCGATGCTGCTCGGTGCCGCCAAGTACCTGGGCCGGACCCGCAACTTCTCCGGCACGCTGCACCTGTATTTCCAGCCTGCCGAAGAACGCGGCCACGACAGCGGCGCCGAACGCATGATCGCGGACGGGCTGTTCGAGCGCTTTCCCTGCGATGCCGTGTTCGGCCTGCACAATCACCCGGGCGCCGAGGTGGGTACGTTCATGATGCGCAAGGGCGCGTTCCAGCCCGCGACGGACAAGGTACGCATCCGCGTGATCGGTCGAGGCGGGCACGTGGCGCGCCCGCACCTCACCGTGGATCCCGCGGTGGTCTCGGCGAGCATCGTGATGGCGCTGCAGACCATCGTGTCGCGCAACGTCGATCCCACGCAGACCGCGGTGCTGTCGGTGTGCTCGCTGCAGTCGGGCGGCGCCTACGGCGTGATTCCGAACGAAGCCAGCATCGAACTGAGCGTGCGTTGCTTCGACGCGGAGGTGCGCGCGCGGCTGCGGCAGCGTATCGAGGCCACCGTGCATGGGCAGGCGCAGAGCTATGGCGCCCAGGCGGAGATCGAATACCAGCCGGGATATCCCGTGCTGGTGAACACCGCCGAGGAGGTCGACTTCGCGGTGGCGGTCGCGCGCGAGCTGGTGGGGCCGGAGCGGGTGGACCCGGACTTCGGGCTGGTCACTCCGGGAGAGGATTTCGCCTTCATGCTGCAGCGGCGGCCCGGCTGCTACCTGCGCCTGGGCAATGGCCTGTTCCATGCCCGCAGCCACCCGGTCCATCATCCGCAATACGACTTCAATGACGACAACCTGCCCATCGGGGCCGCGTTCTGGAGCCTGCTGGCGGAGCGCTACCTGACAGACTGA